Below is a window of Deinococcus fonticola DNA.
GCCGTCCATGACGCCGATGCCCACCATGCTGCTGCCGCGCACCCGCAGCATGAAGTCGTCCTCCTGAACGCCCAGCAGCGCGTCGAGGCTGGGCGTGACGTGCTCGGGGGACTGCTCGGCCAGGCTGGGCGGCCCGGCGGCAATCTCGCCGAAGACTGGAATGCCCACCTGCACCAGTTGCAGTGCCTTCGGCGTGAGTTGCAGGGCACCGCGTGGAGTGGGCCGGGAGACGTAAGCGTGGCCCAGCAGGTAATTCAGGTGAAACGACATGGTGGCGGGCGTGACGCCGCAGGCGGCGGCCAGTTCGGCGGCGCTGGGCGGGCGGCC
It encodes the following:
- the lexA gene encoding transcriptional repressor LexA: MPPRLTPLRREILQTLARLTREQGRPPSAAELAAACGVTPATMSFHLNYLLGHAYVSRPTPRGALQLTPKALQLVQVGIPVFGEIAAGPPSLAEQSPEHVTPSLDALLGVQEDDFMLRVRGSSMVGIGVMDGDYVVVRPTQEVLDGEVAVVLLPSENAATLKRIYHFGDEVTLIAENPDFPRLTLPAADVQIQGRMIGKVGLGVPRSSYAAGTTSG